A single window of Tenericutes bacterium MZ-XQ DNA harbors:
- a CDS encoding aminopeptidase, whose protein sequence is MPKKELIRKLAELAVKVGANVQKDQVVVIRTSTETKVLAREIAEQAYLAGAKRVHVQWSDEFISRQSLLHASLEELTYVPDYLVSQYQYFVDQGACFISIASPIPGLNKDVDPTKSQKSGIAMQKAIAFFREFLMGNKSQWTIVSEPNPIWAKQVFPELDEEEAVEKLWNAILDASRVTEDNDAIKEWEDHNARLLAHNKILNDYNFKHLHFKNSLGTDLIVELVKDHVWAGGGEVALNGAYFNPNIPTEENFTMPYKWGTRGKVVATKPLNYQGKLIDKFWLEFKDGKVVDYDAEVEKGALTNLLETDEGSKYIGEIALISHDSPISNTNILFLNTLFDENASCHMALGRAYPMNIKNGVNLDIPTLEKSGYNNSMVHSDFMFGSSDMEITGLTQDGKEVKVFEKGNFVI, encoded by the coding sequence ATGCCAAAAAAAGAATTAATTAGAAAGTTAGCAGAACTTGCTGTGAAAGTTGGAGCTAACGTACAAAAAGATCAAGTTGTAGTCATTAGAACATCAACAGAAACAAAAGTTTTAGCTAGAGAGATTGCTGAGCAAGCGTATTTAGCAGGCGCAAAAAGAGTACATGTACAATGGAGCGATGAGTTTATATCTCGTCAGTCATTATTACATGCATCATTAGAAGAGTTAACTTACGTTCCTGATTATCTTGTAAGCCAGTATCAATATTTTGTCGATCAAGGTGCATGCTTTATCTCAATTGCATCTCCAATTCCAGGATTAAATAAAGATGTTGACCCTACAAAGTCACAAAAATCTGGAATCGCAATGCAAAAAGCAATTGCTTTCTTTAGAGAGTTTTTAATGGGGAATAAGTCGCAATGGACAATTGTTTCAGAACCAAACCCAATTTGGGCAAAACAAGTATTCCCTGAACTTGATGAGGAAGAAGCAGTTGAAAAACTTTGGAATGCTATACTCGATGCAAGTCGTGTGACAGAAGACAATGATGCTATTAAAGAATGGGAAGACCACAATGCTAGATTATTAGCACATAACAAGATTTTAAATGATTACAATTTCAAACATTTACATTTTAAAAACAGTTTAGGTACAGATTTGATTGTTGAACTTGTAAAAGATCATGTCTGGGCTGGTGGCGGAGAAGTCGCACTTAATGGTGCATATTTTAATCCAAATATCCCAACAGAAGAAAACTTCACAATGCCATATAAATGGGGAACAAGAGGAAAAGTTGTAGCAACTAAACCACTGAACTATCAAGGTAAACTTATTGATAAATTCTGGTTGGAATTTAAAGATGGTAAAGTTGTTGATTATGACGCTGAAGTTGAAAAAGGTGCATTAACAAATCTTTTAGAAACTGATGAGGGAAGTAAGTATATCGGTGAAATTGCACTCATTAGTCATGATTCACCAATTTCAAACACTAACATTTTATTTTTAAATACATTATTTGATGAGAACGCTTCATGCCATATGGCTTTGGGTAGAGCTTATCCAATGAATATTAAAAATGGTGTTAACTTAGATATTCCAACACTTGAAAAATCAGGATATAATAATTCTATGGTACATTCAGACTTTATGTTTGGAAGTAGCGATATGGAAATTACAGGTTTAACACAAGATGGAAAAGAAGTAAAAGTATTTGAGAAAGGTAACTTTGTCATTTAA